One window from the genome of Tachypleus tridentatus isolate NWPU-2018 chromosome 11, ASM421037v1, whole genome shotgun sequence encodes:
- the LOC143232826 gene encoding zinc finger protein ZIC 1-like — protein MLNPFMDTAHIGTLKLSPPHAMAVESAGVHVQGNHQFAAQANGYPGPHSNIHHHYGHVSGYAARDFLLRREHMPTLASSLATHDNLSSNSPAHHGMFVPSSATLHGAHHQTVDPSSTHVLFPGLEYSAAHHTGHINGQVRFSLPGSDMYGRPDTFNQMTGSRTDRLAGTYGAMNMGPHGPGAFFRYMRQPVKQEMTCVWVNQEQPCPKKPCNKIFTCMHEIVTHITVEHVGGPECSNHACYWQNCSRSGRPFKAKYKLVNHIRVHTGEKPFPCPFPGCGKVFARSENLKIHKRTHTGEKPFKCEFEGCDRRFANSSDRKKHSHVHTSDKPYNCKIRGCDKSYTHPSSLRKHMKVHGKSPPLSGPASGSTGSNSPVSDYDSDTPPCTTTNGNNGNSNTLIGTRSTCQTDHTALPLTSPELGGGGGHPTNFSEWYICQSAAGMPTPPSNEHSPVVGMIHHLHGSSPY, from the exons ATGTTGAACCCTTTCATGGACACGGCCCACATTGGCACCCTCAAACTAAGCCCACCACATGCCATGGCTGTTGAGTCGGCAGGAGTCCACGTACAAGGAAACCACCAATTTGCAGCTCAGGCCAACGGTTATCCTGGTCCTCACTCCAATATTCACCACCATTATGGACATGTTAGCGGTTACGCTGCACGAGACTTTTTGCTCCGCAGAGAGCATATGCCAACTTTAGCTAGCAGCTTAGCAACCCACGATAACTTAAGTAGTAACAGCCCTGCGCACCATGGGATGTTTGTGCCCTCTTCTGCGACGCTGCACGGGGCTCATCACCAAACGGTTGACCCTTCCTCCACGCACGTGCTTTTTCCTGGTTTGGAGTATTCTGCGGCTCACCACACTGGACATATAAATGGTCAAGTTAGGTTTTCCTTGCCTGGAAGTGACATGTACGGGCGTCCGGATACTTTTAACCAAATGACCGGCTCAAGAACTGACCGCTTGGCTGGAACCTATGGTGCTATGAACATGGGTCCTCACGGTCCGGGAGCCTTCTTCAGATACATGCGACAGCCAGTTAAACAAGAAATGACGTGTGTCTGGGTGAACCAGGAACAACCATGTCCGAAAAAACCGTGTAACAAAATCTTTACTTGTATGCACGAGATAGTGACTCACATCACCGTAGAACATGTCGGTGGCCCTGAATGCTCGAATCACGCATGTTACTGGCAAAACTGTTCCCGTAGCGGACGGCCGTTCAAGGCCAAGTACAAGCTGGTTAATCACATACGGGTCCACACTGGAGAGAAGCCGTTCCCCTGCCCCTTCCCTGGATGTGGAAAAGTTTTTGCTAGAAGTGAAAATCTTAAGATCCATAAACGAACACACACAG GAGAAAAACCGTTTAAGTGCGAGTTCGAGGGGTGTGACCGGAGGTTTGCTAACAGTTCTGATCGGAAGAAACATTCTCATGTGCATACTAGTGACAAACCATACAACTGTAAGATACGAGGCTGCGACAAAAGTTACACTCACCCGAGCTCTTTACGGAAACACATGAAAGTACACGGAAAGTCTCCGCCGCTTTCTGGTCCAGCATCAGGTTCTACAGGCAGCAACAGCCCTGTGTCTGACTATGACAGCGACACGCCACCTTGTACCACTACTAATGGTAACAACGGTAACAGCAACACGCTGATCGGGACACGGTCTACCTGCCAGACAGACCACACTGCGTTACCCTTAACTAGCCCTGAACTTGGAGGAGGTGGTGGCCATCCAACTAATTTTAGTGAATGGTACATTTGTCAGTCTGCAGCTGGTATGCCCACTCCTCCTAGTAACGAACACTCACCAGTGGTAGGAATGATCCACCATCTACATGGGTCTTCACCCTATTGA